The Deltaproteobacteria bacterium IMCC39524 DNA segment AAGGAGTTTTTCGTGAACTGAGAAGAAGACGGTTTCATGAAAAACCGAGCGCTAAACGGAACAGAAAGCAGGATGAAGCGATAAGACGGGAACGCAAGCGGTTGAGCAAGCTAAAACGCTTTGCCAGGACATAAAGACATCAAGGAGAGTGAAAAGGGTTGCAACGAATACAGTGGAAAGCCGGAGATTGACGAGCTCGATAATTCTCGAGGATTAGTCTTTGACACAAAAGCTGGGAAGACTGACAACTAATTTGATTTGAATTGAAAGCAATGTCTGAGGAAATAACCAATGCCCATATACAGTAGTAGACAACAGAATATCGCCGAACAAATGTCAGAAGAGCCAGTCTCAATGTCTAACTGGAAAGATTGGCGCTGGCAACTTAAAAACTCGATTCAACAAGTAGAGACCTTTGAGAACCTTCTTGG contains these protein-coding regions:
- the rpsU gene encoding 30S ribosomal protein S21, whose translation is MEIKVINNDINKAMRVMKRKLQQEGVFRELRRRRFHEKPSAKRNRKQDEAIRRERKRLSKLKRFART